From the genome of Desulfovibrio inopinatus DSM 10711, one region includes:
- a CDS encoding radical SAM protein has protein sequence MENIYSQAKIFHFKDRLDALSQKKAVAPIHIRLKPINACNHRCFYCCYRNEDLFLSELMKEKDMIPEQKMAEIAQDMIDCGVKAVTFTGGGEPLIYPHFVQTARTLLNGGVKVATLTNGSALCGSVAQVLAEGASWVRVSMDSTDGESIQQSRGTGPEEFDRIIANIEAFSQKKHRDCELGVNFIVTKLNAHKVYDFIKLLREVGADHVKVSECVVGTDDKQNNAYHKEHFAKTLAEVKRAQSELSQDGFRVINKFHELEIEYQKPYGWCPFICGFLNVIAADLRVYTCQDKAYSTEGILGSLKDQSLKEFWHSDAFQKAALGISPLRDCHHHCVQHGKNMALIDYLSTDTRHLEFV, from the coding sequence ATGGAAAATATATACAGCCAAGCAAAGATATTCCATTTCAAGGACCGGCTCGATGCGTTGTCCCAAAAGAAAGCCGTAGCCCCGATACATATTCGCCTCAAGCCTATAAACGCTTGTAATCATCGTTGTTTTTATTGCTGCTATCGCAATGAAGACCTTTTCCTGAGCGAACTGATGAAGGAAAAGGATATGATTCCTGAGCAAAAAATGGCCGAGATAGCCCAGGACATGATCGATTGTGGCGTTAAGGCCGTGACCTTCACCGGTGGGGGGGAACCGCTCATATACCCTCATTTCGTCCAAACAGCCCGTACATTACTCAACGGTGGCGTCAAAGTGGCCACGTTGACGAACGGCTCAGCCCTCTGCGGGAGCGTCGCCCAGGTTCTGGCTGAAGGGGCAAGTTGGGTTCGCGTCTCCATGGATTCCACCGACGGCGAATCCATTCAGCAATCCAGAGGGACGGGACCGGAAGAATTTGACCGGATCATTGCCAATATCGAGGCTTTCTCTCAAAAGAAACACCGTGACTGCGAGCTTGGGGTGAACTTTATCGTCACCAAACTCAATGCGCATAAAGTCTATGATTTCATCAAGCTCTTGCGCGAGGTGGGGGCGGACCATGTGAAGGTTTCGGAATGCGTGGTCGGCACCGATGACAAGCAAAACAACGCGTATCACAAGGAACACTTCGCAAAAACGTTGGCCGAAGTGAAGCGCGCCCAAAGCGAGTTGTCACAAGACGGCTTCCGCGTAATCAATAAATTTCATGAGCTGGAGATTGAATATCAAAAGCCTTATGGCTGGTGCCCGTTCATTTGCGGTTTTCTCAACGTCATCGCCGCCGATCTGCGCGTCTACACCTGCCAAGACAAAGCGTATTCCACCGAAGGCATCCTCGGATCGCTCAAAGACCAAAGTTTAAAGGAATTCTGGCATTCCGATGCGTTTCAAAAGGCGGCGCTCGGTATTTCACCTTTACGGGATTGCCATCACCACTGCGTGCAGCATGGTAAGAATATGGCACTGATCGATTATTTGAGCACGGATACCCGCCACCTGGAATTCGTATAA